In a single window of the Elaeis guineensis isolate ETL-2024a chromosome 4, EG11, whole genome shotgun sequence genome:
- the LOC140857445 gene encoding receptor-like protein EIX2, producing MCSCHVGSKFPAWLRTQIYLDSLCLSEAGISDKIPSWLWYKDMSFLNVSHNYMEGWIPSSSGSQNYEVLDLSSNCFFGPVPNLKARFMILSNNSFSGLLDLSNNELTRGFPNYWSISQPGNHDVQKNRRLKDTNSTVAYPINLQSLHARNNSLSGNIPTWIGQSLSSLRVLRVRSNSFDGNIPMQISGLSSLQVLDLAYNNFSENLPSSFSNFTAMAKLQEGSKPMLSDDATASDYQESVLISAKGLELDYTTVLLLVTSIDLLQNNLFGEIPNEVTNLHGLHFLNLSGNHFIGKIPQNISNMRQLESLDLSRNDLSSQIPQTMLALNYLSHLNLSYNNLLGRILSKNQFQTFNDPCIYIGNHNLCRQPLPDCPTNAPLHQEDEDDYDMIWIYTGSALGFIWGLWGFVALVMIKKDIRISYLQFINRICDWVYTELAIKFAKLKSLVGKCSHKCS from the exons ATGTGCTCTTGCCATGTGGGATCTAAATTTCCTGCTTGGCTTCGAACCCAGATATATCTGGATTCATTGTGCCTCTCTGAAGCTGGAATCTCAGACAAGATTCCATCATGGTTGTGGTATAAGGATATGTCTTTCCTTAATGTATCCCATAATTATATGGAAGGATGGATACCAAGTTCTTCGGGGAGCCAAAATTATGAAGTTCTTGATTTGAGCTCTAATTGCTTTTTTGGTCCGGTACCTAATTTGAaggcaaggttcatgattctctCCAACAACTCTTTTTCTGGACTTTTGGATCTCTCCAACAATGAGCTAACCAGAGGATTTCCAAACTACTGGAGCATCTCACAACCAGGAAACCATGATGTACAGAAAAACAGAAGACTAAAAGATACAAACAGTACGGTCGCATATCCTATTAATCTCCAATCTTTGCACGCGAGGAACAATAGCTTATCTG GCAACATACCCACATGGATTGGACAGAGCCTCTCATCTCTAAGAGTTCTTCGTGTAAGATCAAATTCTTTTGATGGTAATATCCCGATGCAGATATCTGGGCTGTCTTCCCTTCAGGTTTTAGACTTGGCATACAACAATTTTTCAGAAAATCTGCCATCATCGTTCAGTAATTTCACTGCCATGGCTAAGTTACAAGAAGGAAGCAAACCAATGCTTTCAGATGATGCTACAGCATCAGATTACCAAGAGAGTGTCTTAATATCTGCAAAAGGATTAGAACTTGACTATACAACTGTGCTTTTATTGGTTACAAGCATTGACCTATTACAGAataatctttttggagagatcccTAATGAAGTGACAAATCTTCATGGACTACATTTCTTGAACTTGTCTGGAAATCATTTCATTGGAAAAATTCCACAAAATATTAGTAACATGAGGCAGTTGGAATCACTAGATTTATCAAGGAACGATCTCTCTAGCCAAATTCCCCAAACCATGCTTGCTTTGAATTACTTAAGTCATTTGAACTTGTCATATAATAACTTGTTAGGAAGAATTCTATCAAAGAATCAATTTCAGACCTTCAATGACCCCTGCATCTATATTGGTAATCATAATCTCTGCCGACAGCCACTACCAGATTGCCCTACCAATGCACCTCTACATCAAGAAGATGAAGATGACTATGATATGATATGGATTTATACTGGCTCGGCATTGGGATTTATCTGGGGATTATGGGGTTTTGTTGCTCTGGTGATGATCAAAAAGGATATCAGGATTTCTTATCTTCAATTCATCAACAGAATATGTGATTGGGTTTATACagaattagcgatcaaatttgcCAAGCTGAAGTCTCTCGTAGGGAAGTGCAGCCACAAGTGCAGCTAA